In Candidatus Zixiibacteriota bacterium, one genomic interval encodes:
- a CDS encoding carboxymuconolactone decarboxylase family protein — MAKSVELFKKERERLNEIVLSRDNINIKRFFGIDSAVYRDGALDTKTKELLGLVASLVLRCDDCISYHTIQAKSMNVTDQEFDEVMSVGMVVGGSITIPHVRRASELWQEMKTESDS, encoded by the coding sequence ATGGCCAAATCGGTAGAACTGTTCAAGAAAGAGCGAGAAAGACTTAATGAAATCGTACTGTCGCGAGACAATATCAATATCAAGCGGTTCTTCGGGATCGACTCAGCAGTTTACCGCGACGGCGCACTGGACACAAAAACCAAAGAGCTACTCGGACTGGTCGCCTCGCTGGTCCTTCGTTGCGATGACTGCATCAGCTACCACACCATACAGGCGAAAAGTATGAACGTCACGGATCAGGAATTCGATGAAGTTATGAGCGTCGGCATGGTTGTCGGTGGGTCCATCACCATCCCTCATGTCCGCCGGGCGAGTGAGTTGTGGCAAGAGATGAAAACGGAGAGTGATTCATGA
- a CDS encoding DinB family protein, protein MNQKVALFAKQYQINRWLISSALKDLSQEAIESRIEDKGNSMKWLVGHLASSRFVVLSHIGIEQERPFGDLFARGAEVKDAADYPSYAEILKVWEEVADKVEARFEELTDDDLGAPMDAQYPISDGTALSGIAFLALHETYHAGQLAYIRRLNGGDQITG, encoded by the coding sequence ATGAACCAGAAAGTAGCTCTCTTTGCCAAACAGTACCAAATCAACCGCTGGTTGATCTCGTCAGCCTTGAAAGACCTTTCGCAGGAAGCCATCGAGAGTCGAATCGAGGATAAAGGTAATTCCATGAAGTGGTTGGTCGGACACCTGGCTTCCTCGCGTTTTGTAGTCCTCAGCCATATTGGAATCGAACAGGAGCGACCGTTCGGCGATCTGTTTGCGCGCGGCGCCGAGGTGAAAGATGCCGCTGACTATCCGTCGTATGCCGAGATTCTCAAAGTCTGGGAGGAAGTTGCGGATAAGGTCGAGGCGCGGTTTGAAGAGTTGACCGACGATGATCTGGGTGCGCCGATGGATGCTCAGTATCCCATTAGCGACGGCACGGCTTTGAGCGGTATTGCTTTTTTGGCCTTACACGAGACCTATCACGCCGGACAACTGGCCTATATCAGACGCCTGAACGGCGGCGACCAAATCACCGGGTGA
- the iorA gene encoding indolepyruvate ferredoxin oxidoreductase subunit alpha: MKELMSGNEAVARGAFEADVKLASAYPGTPSTEILETIAAKYRSVYAQWSPNEKVAYEVAIGASMGGARAMVTMKHVGLNVAADPFMTHSYTGGGGGFVIVCADDPEMHSSQNEQDNRHYAKFAQVPMLEPSDSAEARAMLLAGYEISEEFDTPVMLRLTTRISHAKTVVEVGEQVTTQPKKFAKEPAKYVMIPGFARGRHEVVRKRLAGLEEFTEQSPYNYIENNGSKVGIITGGIAFQYAKEVAPELDYLKLGLSFPLPMKMIGDFVKSHERVIVVEELEPFYEDQIRAAGFDVEGKKFFGHLGEYSPHRVAQGLKDAGVLTEVSVVAKTNGSPLFPRPPVLCPGCPHRGMFMALKKLKVAVTGDIGCYTLGALPPLKALDSCICMGASIGNAIGMGRVDGSENGVVAVIGDSTFLHSGITGLLDATFNKSNVTVVILDNSTTAMTGGQEHPGTGRTLMGGTAGKVDLPKLCRALGISRVHEVDAYDYDACMSAVKQELHSDEPSVLITNRPCVLMPERIMDEPYVVDLAHCNGCSACFRISCPAIAASDETNDHGHPKAVIDETLCTGCTLCAQICPEEAIVLKNQMVKV; the protein is encoded by the coding sequence ATGAAAGAACTGATGTCGGGAAATGAAGCGGTGGCACGCGGTGCCTTTGAGGCCGATGTGAAACTCGCCTCGGCCTATCCGGGGACACCGTCGACTGAGATACTCGAAACGATTGCCGCCAAGTATCGATCAGTGTATGCGCAGTGGTCGCCCAATGAGAAAGTTGCCTACGAAGTGGCAATCGGTGCTTCGATGGGCGGGGCGCGGGCGATGGTTACCATGAAGCATGTCGGTCTCAATGTGGCGGCCGATCCGTTCATGACCCATTCGTACACCGGCGGCGGTGGTGGTTTTGTCATTGTCTGCGCCGATGATCCGGAGATGCACTCTTCGCAAAACGAGCAGGACAACCGTCACTACGCCAAGTTCGCTCAGGTGCCGATGCTGGAACCGTCCGACTCAGCCGAAGCGCGCGCAATGTTGCTGGCCGGTTACGAAATCTCCGAGGAGTTTGATACGCCGGTGATGCTTAGGTTGACTACTCGCATCTCGCACGCCAAAACTGTGGTCGAAGTTGGTGAGCAGGTGACAACCCAACCGAAGAAATTCGCAAAGGAACCGGCCAAGTATGTCATGATCCCCGGTTTTGCCCGCGGGCGTCACGAAGTAGTGCGCAAGCGGCTGGCCGGTCTTGAGGAGTTCACGGAACAGTCACCATACAACTACATTGAGAACAACGGCTCCAAAGTCGGCATTATCACCGGTGGGATCGCGTTCCAATATGCCAAAGAAGTGGCGCCTGAATTGGACTATCTGAAACTGGGCCTGAGCTTTCCGTTGCCCATGAAGATGATCGGCGATTTTGTGAAGAGTCACGAACGGGTGATCGTGGTCGAGGAACTCGAACCTTTCTACGAGGATCAGATTCGTGCTGCCGGTTTCGATGTGGAGGGGAAGAAGTTTTTTGGTCATCTGGGCGAGTACTCGCCGCATCGTGTCGCCCAGGGTCTTAAGGACGCCGGTGTTTTGACAGAAGTCTCAGTCGTTGCCAAGACGAATGGGTCACCGCTCTTCCCGCGTCCTCCGGTGCTGTGCCCCGGCTGTCCGCATCGTGGCATGTTTATGGCGCTAAAAAAGCTCAAGGTGGCCGTCACCGGCGACATCGGGTGCTACACACTGGGAGCGCTACCGCCGCTGAAGGCGCTTGATAGTTGTATCTGCATGGGTGCCTCAATCGGGAATGCAATCGGCATGGGACGGGTCGACGGTTCCGAGAACGGGGTGGTGGCGGTGATAGGTGACTCGACCTTTCTGCATAGCGGTATTACCGGTCTGTTGGACGCAACATTCAACAAGAGCAACGTTACCGTCGTTATACTCGACAACAGCACCACGGCCATGACCGGCGGACAGGAACATCCGGGCACCGGTCGCACCTTGATGGGGGGCACGGCCGGAAAGGTGGACCTGCCGAAGCTGTGCCGGGCGCTGGGTATCTCTCGCGTGCATGAAGTGGATGCTTATGACTACGACGCATGTATGAGCGCAGTCAAACAGGAACTGCACTCGGACGAACCCTCGGTGCTGATTACCAATCGTCCATGTGTGCTGATGCCCGAACGAATAATGGATGAACCATACGTGGTCGACCTGGCCCATTGCAACGGCTGCTCGGCCTGTTTCCGGATTTCCTGTCCGGCTATCGCAGCTTCGGATGAGACCAATGATCACGGCCATCCCAAGGCGGTGATCGACGAGACTCTTTGCACCGGTTGCACACTGTGCGCGCAGATTTGTCCCGAGGAGGCGATCGTCTTGAAAAATCAGATGGTGAAAGTGTAG
- a CDS encoding indolepyruvate oxidoreductase subunit beta, with the protein MMECEFSILIVGVGGQGVLLASELIAAVALKSNLDVKKSEVHGMAQRGGVVSSHVRIGHRVHSPTISYGRADVLISFEQAEGLRAIDWIKEDGVAIVSTTSIVPAIVSSSRELSYPDEPIKQMREKAERVVSVEADMIARELGNPRLVNTVLLGVLSNHLPFDAALWREVIEAGVKAQFVEANLAAFERGRSVEA; encoded by the coding sequence ATGATGGAATGTGAATTCAGCATACTGATCGTGGGGGTCGGCGGCCAGGGGGTGCTTCTGGCCTCGGAATTGATTGCCGCCGTGGCTTTGAAATCAAACCTGGATGTGAAAAAGTCCGAAGTGCACGGAATGGCCCAGCGTGGGGGGGTGGTTTCTTCGCATGTGCGGATAGGACACCGCGTCCATTCACCCACCATTTCTTATGGCCGGGCCGATGTTCTGATTTCGTTCGAGCAGGCGGAGGGATTGCGGGCGATAGATTGGATCAAAGAAGACGGGGTGGCAATTGTCTCGACCACTTCGATAGTTCCGGCCATAGTGAGTTCATCCAGGGAATTGTCCTATCCCGACGAACCGATCAAGCAGATGCGAGAAAAAGCCGAACGAGTGGTGTCTGTCGAGGCCGACATGATCGCCAGGGAGTTGGGTAACCCGCGCCTGGTCAACACGGTTCTTCTGGGGGTGCTGTCGAACCACCTGCCGTTCGATGCTGCCTTGTGGCGTGAGGTGATCGAAGCCGGTGTCAAGGCGCAGTTTGTCGAGGCCAATCTGGCCGCCTTCGAGCGTGGCCGCTCTGTGGAGGCTTAG
- a CDS encoding sugar phosphate nucleotidyltransferase: MILAGGKGERFWPVSRANRPKQFLKLTSDKTMLEETIDRVLPLIPMENVRIITSRSMSKFIQDSMPQVGEDNILSEPFGRNTCAAIGLAAIHLIKDDPHANLVVLSADHLIKPTEKLLKCLEGGAAIASAGGNLLTLGIVPTRPETGYGYIKVGDQFEHPSDLPAYFVSGFTEKPRVAVAKEYYFSGKFLWNSGMFIWTAEAFLKALAEHQSEMHSLLMDYSEHIGKASEIEARMQLYTKATSISVDVAVLEKADNVLTIKADFIWDDVGDWNALGRYKEKDSDSNVQIGEAISMDSYEMTLFNDSDGILAVLGCSDLIVVRSGEVTMVAHKTRAEDIKKLLAKLGENEEARKYL, encoded by the coding sequence GTGATTTTGGCAGGGGGCAAAGGAGAAAGATTCTGGCCGGTGTCGCGAGCAAATCGGCCGAAACAGTTTCTGAAACTGACATCCGATAAGACGATGCTCGAGGAAACTATCGATCGGGTCCTACCGTTGATTCCAATGGAGAACGTGCGGATCATCACCAGCCGTTCCATGAGCAAATTCATCCAGGACTCGATGCCCCAAGTCGGCGAAGACAACATTCTCAGCGAACCATTCGGACGAAATACTTGCGCCGCTATCGGACTGGCGGCCATCCATCTGATCAAAGACGATCCGCACGCCAATTTGGTCGTTTTGTCAGCCGATCATCTGATCAAACCGACCGAGAAACTGTTGAAATGTCTGGAGGGCGGCGCCGCTATCGCCTCGGCCGGTGGAAATCTGCTCACTCTCGGTATTGTCCCGACGCGGCCCGAAACAGGATATGGTTACATCAAAGTGGGTGACCAGTTCGAACATCCGAGCGATCTGCCGGCATACTTCGTGTCCGGCTTTACAGAGAAGCCGCGTGTGGCTGTGGCCAAGGAGTATTACTTCAGCGGCAAGTTTCTCTGGAATAGTGGCATGTTCATCTGGACAGCCGAGGCCTTTCTCAAAGCCCTGGCCGAACATCAGTCGGAGATGCACAGCCTGTTGATGGATTACTCGGAGCATATCGGTAAGGCGTCGGAGATTGAGGCTCGCATGCAACTGTACACAAAAGCGACCTCAATCTCAGTTGACGTTGCCGTTCTGGAAAAAGCGGACAACGTTCTTACGATCAAAGCGGATTTTATTTGGGACGATGTCGGCGACTGGAACGCCCTGGGGCGTTATAAAGAAAAAGACTCGGACAGCAACGTGCAGATCGGCGAAGCCATCTCCATGGACTCTTATGAGATGACATTGTTCAACGACTCCGACGGGATCCTGGCCGTGCTTGGCTGTTCCGACCTGATAGTGGTCCGGTCGGGTGAGGTCACCATGGTGGCGCACAAGACTCGGGCCGAAGATATCAAGAAGTTGCTGGCGAAACTTGGAGAAAATGAAGAAGCGCGCAAGTATCTTTAG
- a CDS encoding SPOR domain-containing protein, producing the protein MKKRASIFSLIIATLGLNWMIGCQDPPPGGSEEGTSGRTLPPGLERYDPLESEEDRQVVPRLSPNDGEIKAGSAGQQASALEPYDPGWNYLSPQEQIDTLNSQAYRVQILTTKVYGEASAARRVAEEIFDRPVFMEYEVPYFKLRVGSFADRDAAENYQTRAKAAGYANAWVVMVTIGVKELTPLYDSLPSAPGDSADVENGPQPNE; encoded by the coding sequence ATGAAGAAGCGCGCAAGTATCTTTAGTCTGATCATCGCGACCCTCGGGCTTAACTGGATGATCGGATGCCAAGACCCCCCGCCGGGCGGCTCAGAAGAGGGCACGTCGGGCCGCACCCTACCGCCGGGGCTTGAGCGCTACGATCCATTGGAGTCCGAAGAAGACCGTCAAGTTGTTCCGCGCCTGTCGCCTAATGATGGTGAGATCAAAGCCGGTTCGGCCGGTCAGCAGGCTTCCGCATTAGAACCGTACGACCCGGGTTGGAACTATCTTTCGCCGCAAGAGCAAATCGACACTCTCAACAGTCAGGCCTATCGAGTGCAAATATTGACGACGAAAGTCTATGGTGAGGCGTCTGCGGCGCGGCGAGTGGCCGAAGAGATTTTCGATAGACCGGTGTTCATGGAATACGAGGTGCCGTACTTCAAACTGCGCGTCGGTAGTTTCGCAGATCGCGACGCTGCCGAAAACTACCAAACAAGAGCTAAGGCGGCAGGATATGCCAATGCCTGGGTTGTAATGGTCACGATCGGTGTGAAGGAGTTGACACCACTTTACGATAGTCTGCCGTCGGCTCCAGGAGACAGCGCTGATGTCGAGAATGGTCCCCAGCCGAATGAGTGA
- a CDS encoding L-threonylcarbamoyladenylate synthase — protein MSRMVPSRMSEQRICPVDAGLLQPTMLARAAEVLANRGLVVAPTETRYGLLARADDTAALDRLYQVKGRLSGTPVAVFLDGVAALAKHAVMTASSDVLARRFLPGPLTLVLKASPDLEWPVVSDGWIGLRVSSSTVVQGLVEFAQFPLSATSANRSGRPEAETIEDVIDVFGDEVALYLDAGRLDGAVSTVVRCDGDQVAILREGAIAQADVMAALETAR, from the coding sequence ATGTCGAGAATGGTCCCCAGCCGAATGAGTGAGCAACGCATCTGTCCTGTCGATGCCGGCTTGTTGCAACCCACAATGTTAGCACGGGCGGCTGAAGTCCTGGCCAACCGCGGGTTGGTTGTCGCACCGACGGAGACCCGATACGGACTACTGGCTCGGGCCGATGACACTGCGGCCCTGGATAGACTGTATCAGGTTAAAGGTCGCCTTAGCGGTACGCCGGTCGCGGTCTTCCTCGACGGGGTAGCGGCGCTGGCGAAGCACGCCGTGATGACGGCATCATCGGACGTTTTGGCCAGGCGGTTCTTGCCCGGTCCACTCACCCTCGTTTTGAAAGCCTCCCCCGATCTGGAATGGCCGGTAGTATCCGACGGATGGATCGGACTGCGGGTGTCATCCTCGACCGTAGTGCAAGGATTGGTAGAGTTCGCACAATTTCCTTTGTCCGCGACATCGGCCAACAGAAGTGGTCGACCGGAGGCTGAAACAATCGAAGATGTAATTGATGTTTTCGGCGATGAAGTTGCCTTGTATCTCGACGCCGGACGATTGGACGGTGCGGTGTCGACGGTGGTGCGATGTGATGGTGATCAGGTTGCGATTCTGAGAGAAGGCGCCATAGCCCAAGCTGACGTGATGGCGGCATTGGAGACAGCCAGGTGA
- a CDS encoding low molecular weight protein arginine phosphatase, whose protein sequence is MSEKFVVLFVCTGNTCRSPMAEGALRSLLESKRPDKFEVISAGTIGASGYPATMYAVEAAKLRGADISSHQSQPLTNRLVDSVDLILGMTSSHVDQVLRLADDARSKTYLFKNFPDSDLQGEGVDDPIGQSLERYNETFLEIYEFLDRRLDEFVKLIDAKTDAETNA, encoded by the coding sequence GTGAGTGAGAAGTTCGTAGTTCTGTTTGTGTGTACCGGGAACACATGCCGTTCGCCGATGGCCGAAGGAGCTCTGAGGAGTCTCCTTGAAAGCAAGCGCCCGGATAAGTTCGAGGTGATCTCGGCCGGTACCATTGGGGCCTCCGGATATCCGGCCACGATGTACGCAGTCGAAGCAGCCAAACTCCGAGGCGCCGATATCTCCAGCCACCAATCGCAGCCGCTCACAAATCGACTGGTAGATAGCGTTGACCTGATACTCGGTATGACATCGAGTCACGTCGACCAGGTTCTCAGATTGGCCGATGATGCAAGGAGCAAGACGTATCTTTTTAAGAACTTCCCGGATTCCGACCTGCAAGGCGAGGGTGTCGACGATCCTATCGGGCAATCACTGGAACGATACAACGAGACTTTTCTGGAAATCTATGAGTTTCTCGACCGGCGGCTGGATGAATTTGTAAAACTGATAGATGCTAAAACTGACGCTGAGACTAATGCCTGA
- a CDS encoding DUF3108 domain-containing protein, with the protein MIHKTLLLAVIFFGLLPLIFFATVQLEVTQALADGDLSDSDSVQFDRFVDNVAFGVGERLSFDINYGFINAGTASMEVMRLIEFSGRPCYQVVTRANSNSFFSTFYTVDDRVESVIDAVGLFSWRFEKNLREGSYRSDRMYAFDQREHFTVYKGDTIEVAPWVQDAISVLYYVRSQELNVGSSLYIDNFTDGKNYPLEVKILKKENITVEAGNFDCVVVEPLTQSVGVFKHEGRLKVWLTDDRLKMPVLMKSKILVGSISAELTDFSLGEIEAF; encoded by the coding sequence ATGATACACAAGACGCTGCTGTTGGCGGTGATTTTCTTCGGACTTCTGCCGCTTATTTTCTTTGCCACCGTCCAGCTCGAAGTCACCCAGGCGTTGGCCGATGGTGATTTGTCCGACAGCGATTCTGTCCAGTTTGATCGCTTTGTCGATAATGTCGCTTTCGGTGTCGGTGAACGGTTGAGTTTTGACATCAACTACGGGTTCATCAATGCCGGTACGGCCAGCATGGAGGTGATGCGTCTGATTGAATTCAGCGGTCGTCCCTGCTATCAAGTTGTGACTCGGGCCAACTCAAACAGCTTTTTTTCAACTTTCTATACCGTGGACGACCGAGTGGAGTCGGTCATAGATGCCGTCGGCTTGTTCAGTTGGCGTTTCGAGAAGAATCTTCGCGAAGGCAGTTATCGATCCGATCGCATGTATGCTTTCGATCAGCGTGAGCACTTCACCGTGTACAAAGGGGACACTATCGAAGTCGCGCCCTGGGTCCAGGACGCCATAAGTGTTCTCTACTATGTTCGTTCGCAGGAACTCAATGTCGGGTCGTCGTTGTACATCGATAATTTCACTGATGGCAAGAACTATCCACTTGAAGTGAAAATCCTCAAGAAAGAGAACATTACAGTAGAAGCCGGCAACTTCGACTGTGTGGTAGTAGAGCCGCTGACCCAGTCGGTGGGTGTCTTCAAGCACGAAGGACGGCTGAAAGTATGGCTGACCGATGATCGGCTCAAGATGCCGGTTCTGATGAAGTCCAAAATCCTTGTGGGATCGATCTCGGCTGAGTTGACCGACTTCAGCCTGGGCGAAATCGAGGCTTTTTGA